The region CTCGCGGGCGACCACGCCCAGCTTGGGACGGCCGCGCCCGCGCGGTGGCGGTGCCGGCGCAAAAGCGGCTTCCTGGTCGGCTGCCGCGGCGGCCGCGGCCAGCGCGACGACCACCGGGTGCTCGGCAAGGCGCGCCATCACTTGCGCGGTGTCGCCCCGCGTGTCGATATCGACCTTGCGGCCAGTGCCGTCGTCAAACAGCAGGAAGGGGCCCGCGGCGCCTTCATCGTGGGCTTTCTTCATGGCCGCGGCGGCCACCTGGATGGTGCCGCTGATCAAGCGGCGCGGGCCATCGAAGCTGCTGAAAGACGGCGGTTGCGGCGATACGTAGGGCAGATGCTGCGCGAGGGTCGGCTTTATGGAGGCCGGCTTTCCGGAGGCCGGCTTACCGGAGGCCGGCTCACCGGGACGATGCAGCGGCATGTACTTCCTCAAGGCGTTACTGGGTATCTCGCCAGGGAGATTATCTATTCAAATGATAATCATTACCATATGAAAAGTACAGTGCCTGTTTCATCAGCCGACGAACCGCGCCTTGCGGCGCGCCGCCCCGCGGACTCATTTCTTCGGAATGAATTCCGGCTTGAGCACGCCCACCAGCGCGTCATAAGGAATGGTCAGCTCCGGTTCGCCATGCGAGTACGGTGCGATGCTGTAGGCGTCGTACTTGACCACCACGCCATCCCGCGTCAACGCGAAGTTGTCGCTTTCCGAGAAGGGGAAGGTGCGGGCGTAGGTGGCGGGGTCGCGCTTGGCGTCGTCATTGCTGGCCAGCCACTTGTTGTAGACCTTGCGCAGGGCCGCGGTGTACTGATCATGGCGACCGGCAATGATGGCTTCGTCCAGCGCCAGCACGCGTCCCGCCGTGCGCTGCCAGTTGAGGAATTGGGTGGCGGGTATGCCGTGGGCGGCGCCCGCGAAGTACTGCTGGGTATGCAATTCGATGGCGACGATGTCACCCACCGTGTCCTTCACGCTGGCCTTGAAAAACGTCGCGTCGCGTGGCTGCGCGGTCTTCCAGAACCAGGTGGCGTACTCTTCGAGCGTTTCATAAGGCCCGCGCAGGCGCTGATCCGTTCCCGTCATATAGGCCAGCACGTGATCGATCAATTGTGTCAGGCGCGGGATGGCGGGGAAGGCCACCGAGTCCACTTCGATGCGCGGGCAATCGTCGCCTTTGCAGCCGGGCTTGCTGCGCTTCCACGAAATCGACTTGACCTCGACGTCGCCCTTCATCTGGCTGGCGCCGGCCTGCTGCGTGGGCAGGCTTATGGTCTCCGACGGAGTAGTGCCGCAGGCGGCCAGCAAGGCCAGGCACAGCGCGGCGCCGGCCAGCGGCAGCGCGCGGCGGGCAGGCGAAAAAGAGAGCGGGGAGGAGGTCGGCATCATCGGTCATTCCTGCGGTCTACGGCGCTGCGGTTACGGCGCTGCGGTTTACGGCGGCGCGCTGCCTGCGCGGCTGCATGGGGCCAGCTTGGGGCGGGGACTCAAGCAAAACGCAAGGCTTGATGGTAGCGGAAGCGGCCACCCCGGGCCGCGTGTTGCCATCCCGGCGCGGCGCGTGCCATTTCACGGGACTTGATACAGCCACTCCTGCGTGCCGAAGCGTTCGCGTGCCTGCTGGTCGGCCTGCGCCAATTCGTCCGCCGTGACGGCGCCGGGGGTGAGGCCGTGGCGCTCCTTGAAGACAGCGATCATGCGCGCGATGATCTGGTCGCGCGGCATGCCGGTCTGCGTCAGCAGGGGGTCGACGCGCTTCTTCGCGCTGGTCGTCCCCTTGTCGGACAGTTTCTCGCGGCCGATGCGCAGCACTTGCACCATCTTGTCGGCATCGATGTCATAGGCCATGGTCACGTGATGCAGCACCGCGCGCCCACGCCGTGCCTGCGCGGCACCGCCGATCTTGCCGGCGTCGGACGTGATGTCGTTCAAGGGCTGGTACCAGGCCTTGATGCCTACCGATTCCAGCGCCTCCAGCGTCCATTGGTCGAGGAAGGCATAGGACTCCTGGAAGCTCATGCCTTCGACCAGCGACAGGGGTGCATAGATGGAGTACGTGATCGTATTGCCCGGCTCGACGAACATCGCGCCGCCACCACTGACGCGGCGCACCACTTCGATGTGATGGCGTTCCGCGCCTTCCGGATCCACCTCGTTCTTGACGGACTGGAAGCGGCCGATCACCACCGCGCCCGAGGACCACTCCCAGAAGCGCAAGGTGGGCGGGCGCCGGCCCGCGCCGACCTCGTCGCACAGGACGGCGTCCAGGGCCATATGCTGCAAGGGCAGGCGCGGCCCTTCGTTGATCAACTGCCAATCGTGATCGCGCCACGTGCTGCGTGTCATGCCAGCGCCCTCCGCACGGCGATCGCCACGGCTTCGGGAGAGAAGCCGAACATCACGGCTTCCGGCGGCAAGGCGGCCGCCACGGCCAGCGCCAGCTCGGTCTCGCTGGCATCGGCGTGCTGGCCGACCAGGGCCTTGTCGATGTTCTTCAATACTTCCGGCGGCTCCAGGAAGAAGTCGCCGCTGATCTGCACCTGCGCCAGGCGGCCAGCCTGCACGCCGATGTCGGCCACCACCAGCTTGCCACCGGGGACCTTGTATTCGCCATGTCCGTTCATTGCTTGCACCGTACGGGCCTTGGGTTCATCGGAACCCGTTCATAAAACGCATCCAAATGCGGATAGTAACGGCAGTCGCGCTATTGCGCGCAGGCCCGCTGCACCGCGCCCGCCAGCGATTCCGGCTTGTCGGTGGGGGCATAGCGGCGGATCACCTGGCCGTCGCGGCCCACCAGGAATTTGGTGAAATTCCACTTGATGCCCTGCGTGCCCAGCAGCCCGGGCTTTTCCTGCTTGAGCCATTGATACAGCGGATGCGCCTTGTCGCCGTTGACTTCGACCTTGGCGAACATGGGGAAATCGACCTGATATTTCAATGTGCAGAAATCGCGAATTTCCGCTTCATCGCCCGGTTCCTGATGGCCGAACTGGTCGCAAGGGAAGCCGAGCACGCTGAAGCCCGCCTCGCGATGGGTCTTGTACAGTTCCTGCAGACCCGTGTATTGAGGCGTGAAACCGCATTTGGACGCGACGTTGACCACCAGCAGCACCTGGCCCGTGTAGTCGCTCAGGGAGCGGTCGACGCCGTCGATATCGCGGGCGGAGAAATCGTAGATCGAGGACATGGCTTGGAACTCCAGTTTTGCGCCGCCGCTTTCACAGGGTCGTGGCGAGGCGTGGCCGGTGTCCATAGTAGCCTGCATGGCGGCTGAGGTATTGCCCGGAATCGGCGCCTCGACGCGTATATTGGCTTTTGCATTTTGGCGGGCACAAACATGACACAAGCGGCGGACATGACAGACCGATTGCTGGCGATGCTGGCGGCGGGCAAGGACAATTTATTGCTGCGCTACTCGCTGGGCAAGGCCTATGCGGAGCAGGGCAATCACGAGGCCGCCACTGAACATCTGCGCGCGGCGCTGGCCTTCGATCCCCAATACTCCGTCGCCTGGAAATGGCTGGGCAAGGCGCGCCTGGGCCTGGATGACCGCGCCGGCGCGCGCGCGGCCTGGGAGCAGGGGCTGGCCGCCGCGCAGGCACGCGGTGACGCGCAGGTGGTCAAGGAATTGGGCGTGTTCCTTAAGCGGCTGGATCGGGAAGCGGAAGGGCAGGGCTGACTA is a window of Bordetella sp. N DNA encoding:
- a CDS encoding biotin--protein ligase, whose translation is MNGHGEYKVPGGKLVVADIGVQAGRLAQVQISGDFFLEPPEVLKNIDKALVGQHADASETELALAVAAALPPEAVMFGFSPEAVAIAVRRALA
- a CDS encoding tetratricopeptide repeat protein, with translation MTDRLLAMLAAGKDNLLLRYSLGKAYAEQGNHEAATEHLRAALAFDPQYSVAWKWLGKARLGLDDRAGARAAWEQGLAAAQARGDAQVVKELGVFLKRLDREAEGQG
- a CDS encoding DUF2239 family protein; the protein is MPLHRPGEPASGKPASGKPASIKPTLAQHLPYVSPQPPSFSSFDGPRRLISGTIQVAAAAMKKAHDEGAAGPFLLFDDGTGRKVDIDTRGDTAQVMARLAEHPVVVALAAAAAAADQEAAFAPAPPPRGRGRPKLGVVAREVTLLPRHWEWLAAQAGGASITLRRLVDEARRSGREKIRVRQAREAAYYFMQTMAGDLSGFEAAARALFAGDRATFVTAASPWPIDIRDHALRLGFDAIADAVVDNRVVDDRVVEDR
- a CDS encoding glutathione peroxidase; protein product: MSSIYDFSARDIDGVDRSLSDYTGQVLLVVNVASKCGFTPQYTGLQELYKTHREAGFSVLGFPCDQFGHQEPGDEAEIRDFCTLKYQVDFPMFAKVEVNGDKAHPLYQWLKQEKPGLLGTQGIKWNFTKFLVGRDGQVIRRYAPTDKPESLAGAVQRACAQ
- a CDS encoding biotin/lipoate A/B protein ligase family protein, encoding MTRSTWRDHDWQLINEGPRLPLQHMALDAVLCDEVGAGRRPPTLRFWEWSSGAVVIGRFQSVKNEVDPEGAERHHIEVVRRVSGGGAMFVEPGNTITYSIYAPLSLVEGMSFQESYAFLDQWTLEALESVGIKAWYQPLNDITSDAGKIGGAAQARRGRAVLHHVTMAYDIDADKMVQVLRIGREKLSDKGTTSAKKRVDPLLTQTGMPRDQIIARMIAVFKERHGLTPGAVTADELAQADQQARERFGTQEWLYQVP
- a CDS encoding RsiV family protein translates to MMPTSSPLSFSPARRALPLAGAALCLALLAACGTTPSETISLPTQQAGASQMKGDVEVKSISWKRSKPGCKGDDCPRIEVDSVAFPAIPRLTQLIDHVLAYMTGTDQRLRGPYETLEEYATWFWKTAQPRDATFFKASVKDTVGDIVAIELHTQQYFAGAAHGIPATQFLNWQRTAGRVLALDEAIIAGRHDQYTAALRKVYNKWLASNDDAKRDPATYARTFPFSESDNFALTRDGVVVKYDAYSIAPYSHGEPELTIPYDALVGVLKPEFIPKK